Proteins encoded in a region of the Prunus persica cultivar Lovell chromosome G4, Prunus_persica_NCBIv2, whole genome shotgun sequence genome:
- the LOC18779648 gene encoding stomatal closure-related actin-binding protein 1 codes for MTRVGRDFGDTMQKDAVPAVSADVIFSSSRFPIYKIGANNQIVEAKDEQKVLSMKEVVARETAQLLEQQKRLSVRDLASKFEKGLAAAAKLSEEARLREAASLEKHVLLKKLRDALESLKGRVAGRNKDDVEDAISMVEALAVQLTQREGELIQEKAEVKKLANFLKQASEDAKKLVDEERAFARAEIENARAAVQRVEEALQEQEQMSRASGKQDLEELMKEVQEARRIKMLHQPSKVMDMEHELRALRAQLTEKSKNSVRLQKELAMSKRGLEQNSQLYELDGPEALGSYLRIQPCSDDAPELSKCSIQWYRVSSQGGKKELISGAIKSVYAPEPFDVGRILQADIILEGQWLTLTTAGPIDPAAGLGSYVEALVRKHDIEFNVVITQMNGVNHPSESIHVFHVGKMRIKLCKGKTTIAKEYFSTSMQLCGVRGGGNAAAQALFWQAKQGLSFVLAFESERERNAAIMLARRFAFDCNIMLAGPDDRAPLETNGAP; via the exons ATGACGAGGGTGGGTCGAGATTTTGGGGATACAATGCAAAAGGATGCCGTTCCGGCTGTGTCTGCTGACGTAATTTTTTCCTCAAGTCGATTTCCTATTTACAAAATTGGAGCTAACAATCAGATTGTGGAGGCAAAGGATGAGCAAAAGGTACTATCAATGAAGGAAGTTGTTGCACGTGAGACAGCACAATTGTTGGAACAGCAAAAACGCCTTTCAGTCCGTGACCTTGCCAGTAAATTCGAGAAAGGGTTGGCTGCTGCTGCTAAGTTGTCTGAAGAG GCTAGACTTAGGGAGGCAGCTTCTTTGGAGAAACATGTCCTTTTGAAGAAGCTTCGGGATGCACTGGAATCATTAAAAGGACGTGTGGCTGGTAGAAACAAGGATGATGTAGAGGATGCCATTTCAATG GTGGAGGCTTTAGCAGTTCAGTTGACTCAAAGAGAAGGGGAGTTAATTCAAGAAAAAGCAGAGGTGAAGAAGCTAGCAAATTTTCTTAAGCAG GCTTCAGAAGATGCTAAAAAACTTGTCGATGAGGAAAGAGCTTTTGCTCGTgctgaaattgaaaatgccaGAGCAGCAGTACAGAGAGTGGAAGAAGCCCTTCAGGAACAAGAACAAATGTCGCGAGCTTCTGGGAAGCAG GACTTGGAAGAATTAATGAAAGAGGTCCAAGAGGCTAGACGAATCAAAATGCTGCATCAGCCAAGCAAG GTTATGGACATGGAACATGAACTTCGAGCATTGAGGGCACAGCTCACAGAGAAGTCTAAGAATTCTGTTCGACTTCAGAAAGAG CTGGCAATGAGTAAGAGGGGCTTGGAACAAAATTCCCAACTATATGAATTAGATGGCCCTGAAGCCTTAGGTTCATATTTGCGAATTCAACCTTGCTCTGATGATGCTCCAGAACTTTCCAAGTGTTCGATTCAATGGTATCGTGTATCATCTCAAGGTGGCAAGAAGGAGCTTATatcag GTGCTATAAAATCAGTTTATGCCCCAGAGCCTTTCGATGTTGGGCGAATCTTGCAAGCCGATATTATTTTGGAAGGCCAGTGGCTAACGTTGACAACCGCTGGTCCCATTGATCCTG CTGCTGGTTTGGGAAGCTATGTGGAGGCACTTGTGCGGAAGCATGATATTGAGTTCAAT GTAGTTATTACCCAAATGAATGGGGTCAATCATCCCTCAGAATCTATTCATGTATTTCATGTTGGAAAGATGAGGATTAAACTTTGCAAGGGAAAAACAACAATTGCTAAAGAATACTTTTCTACTTCGATGCAG CTATGTGGAGTTAGAGGAGGTGGGAATGCTGCAGCTCAGGCATTGTTTTGGCAAGCAAAACAAGGACTTTCCTTTGTATTGGCATTTGAATCAGAACGAGAGAGGAATGCGGCCATCATGCTTGCCCGGAGATTTGCTTTCGATTGTAAT ATCATGCTAGCTGGGCCGGACGACAGAGCTCCCTTAGAAACTAACGGAGCCCCATAA
- the LOC109948711 gene encoding uncharacterized protein LOC109948711 has protein sequence MRPVIAIDATHLKCKYKGVLFVATAFDGNRNIYHVAFGIGDLETDAAWEWFLRKLHCAIGDCSNLVVISDRNVSIQHGLRRVFPGASHDICFYHLKGNMKASFHLKQRDPILGYFVRAAKSYRLAEFNRHFSMINNERVRTYLLRAGVQKWSRAHCDGRRYNVMTTNIVESINLVLRFARMLPVLHLIDEITNLLLTWFSQRRDLAMKCHSTLCPDLGEQKLKKRLDAASRMNVVKINDVEYNVLDGDLNGLVHLANRSCACRKFDLEQLPCKHAIAVCRHLKLNPYSFASSYYTRATWAAAYAESIYPVPPKGTWVIPEHLNNVKILPPVCKVMPGCRKMQRIPSKGEDSRQKKCSRCGVKGHYRNTCKQSVPLKN, from the coding sequence ATGCGGCCGGTGATTGCTATTGATGCTACCCATTTGAAGTGCAAGTATAAaggtgttttgtttgttgcgaCCGCATTTGACGGAAATCGCAACATATATCATGTTGCCTTTGGGATTGGAGATTTGGAGACGGATGCAGCATGGGAgtggtttttgagaaaattacaTTGTGCAATTGGTGATTGCTCGAATCTTGTTGTCATATCTGATCGCAATGTTAGCATACAACATGGGTTGCGTAGAGTTTTTCCTGGGGCAAGCCATGATATTTGCTTTTATCACTTGAAGGGCAATATGAAAGCCTCATTTCACTTGAAGCAACGGGATCCGATATTGGGGTATTTTGTAAGGGCAGCGAAGTCTTATCGTCTAGCAGAGTTCAATCGTCACTTCTCGATGATAAACAATGAGCGAGTGCGAACTTATCTACTACGTGCAGGCGTCCAGAAGTGGTCTCGGGCCCACTGTGATGGACGACGATATAATGTGATGACAACGAATATTGTGGAGTCCATTAATTTAGTTCTTCGTTTTGCAAGGATGCTTCCGGTGCTACACTTGATCGATGAAATCACAAATCTACTTCTCACTTGGTTTAGTCAACGTCGAGATTTAGCAATGAAATGTCATTCTACATTGTGCCCTGATTTGGGTGAACAGAAGTTAAAGAAGAGGTTAGACGCTGCGTCAAGGATGAATGTGGTCAAAATCAATGATGTCGAGTATAATGTTCTGGATGGTGATTTGAACGGTCTGGTGCACTTGGCAAACCGTAGTTGTGCGTGCAGGAAGTTTGACTTGGAGCAACTCCCGTGCAAGCATGCTATTGCGGTATGTCGGCACTTGAAATTGAACCCCTACTCCTTTGCCTCTTCTTATTATACACGAGCTACATGGGCAGCTGCATATGCTGAATCTATTTATCCTGTACCACCTAAAGGCACATGGGTTATTCCCGAACATTTGAACAATGTCAAAATCCTTCCTCCTGTTTGTAAGGTTATGCCGGGCTGTCGCAAAATGCAAAGAATACCTTCCAAAGGAGAGGACTCCCGGCAAAAAAAATGCTCAAGGTGTGGTGTGAAGGGCCACTACCGAAATACATGCAAACAATCTGTCCCTCTCAAGAACTGA